From a single Struthio camelus isolate bStrCam1 chromosome 31, bStrCam1.hap1, whole genome shotgun sequence genomic region:
- the ICAM4 gene encoding intercellular adhesion molecule 4, with translation MGLLPTWCTMALLCLLSPGGSPSPCRVAIWPEEPAVELGSAIVLNCTSSCRNYSQLSWEVSVQKLLEQGPGWVSLSIPNVSDWRLDLQCFGVFGKKRDITTTTLYAYRFSPPRIYLGDEMVAGRETHIACNLSSPVPLSAGPLDLNLTLSAGGRPLSASHGRLALLHGFTARPALDGEEVTCQALLQLGRRRLSASAAAVLRVWAAPYNVCVSATLTTFAAGDNFTVTCRAEGSPPPRLRWELPSNASLELSAGGATATVRAAQSRHNGTYRCLASNRYGASSARVDVLFRASARSPLVPVAVGLAVAVALATVAGLWYLSRSRGWRPMQAGGNPS, from the exons ATGGGGCTTCTCCCGACCTGGTGCACGAtggctctgctctgcctcctctcgCCGGGAG GGTCTCCCAGCCCCTGCAGAGTGGCCATCTGGCCCGAGGAGCCGGCGGTGGAGCTGGGCAGCGCCATCGTCCTGAACTGCACCAGCTCCTGCCGCAACTACAGCCAGCTGAGCTGGGAGGTCTCCGTGCagaagctgctggagcagggccccGGCTGGGTGTCTCTCAGCATCCCCAACGTCTCCGACTGGCGCCTGGACCTCCAGTGCTTCGGCGTCTTTGGGAAGAAGCGAGACATCACCACCACCACGCTCTATGCCTACA GATTCTCGCCCCCCCGGATCTACCTGGGCGACGAGATGGTGGCGGGCAGGGAAACGCACATCGCCTGCAACCTTTCCAGCCCGGTCCCGCTCTCCGCTGGCCCGCTGGACCTCAACCTGACGCTgagcgccgggggccgcccgcTGAGCGCCAGCCACGGCCGCCTCGCGCTGCTGCACGGCTTCACGGCGCGCCCGGCGCTGGACGGCGAGGAGGTCAcctgccaggccctgctgcagctgggccgGCGCAGGCTCAGCGCGAGCGCCGCGGCCGTGCTGCGGGTCTGGG ctgCGCCCTACAACGTGTGCGTCTCCGCCACCCTGACCACCTTCGCCGCCGGTGACAACTTCACGGTGACGTGCCGGGCGgagggcagccccccgccccggctccgctgGGAGCTGCCCTCCAACGCCAGCCTGGAGCTGTCGGCCGGTGGCGCCACCGCCACCGTCCGGGCCGCCCAGAGCCGGCACAACGGCACCTACCGCTGCCTGGCCAGCAACCGCTACGGGGCCAGCTCGGCCCGGGTGGACGTCCTCTTCCGAG CGTCCGCCCGCAGCCCCCTCGTCCCcgtggccgtggggctggccgtggcGGTGGCGCTGGCCACCGTCGCCGGCTTGTGGTACCTGTCCCGCAGCAGAGGATGGAGACCCATGCAGGCAGGGGGCAACCCCAGCtag
- the MRPL4 gene encoding large ribosomal subunit protein uL4m isoform X2 yields the protein MLRGRVRGQSSAGVRGERLCPSPRGPATARPPPLPPPPASPPPLRRPRAVALTRPRSRGGGRRSGRGAGGRRPGSRPPPPRRLDILHAVAMWQKNFKRISYAKVKTRAEVRGGGRKPWRQKGTGRSRQGSIRSPLWRGGGIAHGPRGPTSYFYMLPMKVRVMGLKVALTVKLMQDNLHIVDSLEMPTADPQYLVELARYRHWGQSVLIVDVNEMPENIENATASLKTITLIPALGLNVHSMLKHHTLVLTLDTVAFLEKKLLWHDTRYSALYPFSMPYSDFP from the exons ATGCTTAGGGGCCGGGTCAGAGGTCAGAGCAGCGCCGGGGTCAGGGGTGAAAG gctCTGTCcgtccccgcggggccccgcgacggcccggccgccaccgctgccaccgccaccagcGTCACCACCGCCGCTGCGGCGCCCCCGAGCC GTAGCGCTAACGCGCCCTCgtagcagaggaggagggaggcgtagcggccggggggccggggggcgccgcccgGGCTcacgcccgccccctccccgcaggcTCGACATCCTGCACGCGGTCGCCATGTGGCAGAAGAACTTCAAGCGGATC AGCTACGCCAAGGTGAAGACGCGGGCCGAAGTGCGAGGCGGCGGCCGCAAGCCGTGGCGGCAGAAGGGCACCGGCCGGTCGCGGCAGGGCAGCATCCGCTCGCCCCTGTGGCGCGGTG GGGGCATCGCCCACGGCCCGCGGGGCCCCACCAGCTACTTCTACATGCTGCCCATGAAGGTGCGAGTGATGGGGCTCAAGGTGGCGCTGACGGTCAAGCTGATGCAG GACAACCTGCACATCGTCGACTCCCTGGAGATGCCAACCGCGGACCCCCAGTACCTGGTGGAGCTCGCTCGGTACCGGCACTGGGGCCAGTCCGTGCTCATTGTTGACGT CAACGAGATGCCCGAGAACATCGAAAATGCAACAGCCAGCCTGAAAACCATCACGCTGATTCCCGCGCTAG GTCTCAACGTGCACAGCATGCTCAAGCACCACACGCTGGTGCTCACGCTGGACACCGTGGCCTTCCTGGAGAAGAAGCTGCTGTGGCACGACACCCGCTACTCGGCGCTCTACCCCTTCTCCATGCCCTACAGCGACTTCCCCTAG
- the MRPL4 gene encoding large ribosomal subunit protein uL4m isoform X1, with amino-acid sequence MMLAGPRAAACARAAARALSVPAGPRDGPAATAATATSVTTAAAAPPSQKPLAERPRAPVLRACGVAVPPHRAPAQAWLESLRHHQDMRLGLVDLHPDVFAVNPRLDILHAVAMWQKNFKRISYAKVKTRAEVRGGGRKPWRQKGTGRSRQGSIRSPLWRGGGIAHGPRGPTSYFYMLPMKVRVMGLKVALTVKLMQDNLHIVDSLEMPTADPQYLVELARYRHWGQSVLIVDVNEMPENIENATASLKTITLIPALGLNVHSMLKHHTLVLTLDTVAFLEKKLLWHDTRYSALYPFSMPYSDFP; translated from the exons ATGATGCTGGCGGGGCCCCGGGCCGCGGCCTGCGCCAGGGCCGCCGCGCGC gctCTGTCcgtccccgcggggccccgcgacggcccggccgccaccgctgccaccgccaccagcGTCACCACCGCCGCTGCGGCGCCCCCGAGCC AGAAGCCGTTggcggagcggccgcgggcgCCCGTGCTGCGGGCCTGCGGCGTCGCCGTCCCCCCGCACCGCGCCCCCGCCCAGGCCTGGCTGGAGTCGCTGCGGCACCACCAGGACATGCGCCTGGGCCTGGTCGACCTGCACCCTGACGTCTTCGCGGTGAACCCCAG gcTCGACATCCTGCACGCGGTCGCCATGTGGCAGAAGAACTTCAAGCGGATC AGCTACGCCAAGGTGAAGACGCGGGCCGAAGTGCGAGGCGGCGGCCGCAAGCCGTGGCGGCAGAAGGGCACCGGCCGGTCGCGGCAGGGCAGCATCCGCTCGCCCCTGTGGCGCGGTG GGGGCATCGCCCACGGCCCGCGGGGCCCCACCAGCTACTTCTACATGCTGCCCATGAAGGTGCGAGTGATGGGGCTCAAGGTGGCGCTGACGGTCAAGCTGATGCAG GACAACCTGCACATCGTCGACTCCCTGGAGATGCCAACCGCGGACCCCCAGTACCTGGTGGAGCTCGCTCGGTACCGGCACTGGGGCCAGTCCGTGCTCATTGTTGACGT CAACGAGATGCCCGAGAACATCGAAAATGCAACAGCCAGCCTGAAAACCATCACGCTGATTCCCGCGCTAG GTCTCAACGTGCACAGCATGCTCAAGCACCACACGCTGGTGCTCACGCTGGACACCGTGGCCTTCCTGGAGAAGAAGCTGCTGTGGCACGACACCCGCTACTCGGCGCTCTACCCCTTCTCCATGCCCTACAGCGACTTCCCCTAG